One window of the Anas acuta chromosome 12, bAnaAcu1.1, whole genome shotgun sequence genome contains the following:
- the FOXB1 gene encoding forkhead box protein B1, giving the protein MPRPGRNTYSDQKPPYSYISLTAMAIQSSPEKMLPLSEIYKFIMDRFPYYRENTQRWQNSLRHNLSFNDCFIKIPRRPDQPGKGSFWALHPSCGDMFENGSFLRRRKRFKVVKSDHLAPSKPADAAQYLQQQAKLRLSALAATGTHLPQMSTYNLGVSQPSSFKHPFAIENIIAREYKMPGGLAFSTMQPMPAAYPLPNQLTTVGSSIGTGWPHMYGSGMIDTATPISMASGEYGAYGVPIKPLCHGGQTLPAIPVPIKPTPAAVPALPALPAPIPTILSNSPPSLSPTSSQTATSQSSPATPSETLTSPAPALHSVAVH; this is encoded by the coding sequence ATGCCTCGCCCGGGCAGAAACACGTACAGCGACCAGAAGCCTCCCTACTCCTACATCTCCCTGACCGCCATGGCGATCCAGAGCTCCCCGGAGAAGATGCTGCCCCTGAGCGAGATCTACAAGTTCATCATGGACCGGTTCCCCTACTACCGGGAGAACACGCAGCGCTGGCAGAACTCCCTGCGCCACAACCTCTCCTTCAACGACTGCTTCATCAAGATCCCGCGCCGCCCCGACCAGCCGGGCAAGGGCAGCTTCTGGGCGCTGCACCCCAGCTGCGGGGACATGTTCGAGAACGGCAGCTTCCTGCGGCGCCGCAAGCGCTTCAAGGTGGTCAAGTCGGACCACCTGGCCCCCAGCAAGCCGGCCGACGCGGCGCAgtacctgcagcagcaggcgaAGCTGCGGCTCAGCGCCCTGGCCGCCACGGGCACCCACCTGCCCCAGATGTCCACCTACAACCTCGGCGTGTCGCAGCCGTCCAGCTTCAAGCACCCCTTCGCCATCGAGAACATCATCGCCCGAGAGTACAAGATGCCCGGGGGGCTCGCCTTTTCCACCATGCAGCCCATGCCGGCCGCCTACCCGCTCCCCAACCAGTTGACTACGGTGGGCAGCTCCATCGGCACGGGCTGGCCCCACATGTACGGCTCCGGCATGATCGACACCGCCACCCCCATCTCCATGGCCAGCGGCGAGTACGGCGCCTACGGCGTGCCCATCAAGCCGCTCTGCCACGGGGGGCAGACTTTGCCGgccatccccgtccccatcaaGCCGACCCCCGCCGCGGTGCCGGCCCTGCCCGCCCTGCCCGCGCCCATCCCCACCATCCTCTCGAACTCGCCGCCCTCCCTCAGCCCCACGTCCTCGCAGACGGCCACCAGCCAGAGCAGCCCGGCCACCCCCAGCGAGACTCTGACCAGCCCGGCGCCCGCCCTGCACTCGGTGGCCGTGCACTGA